The nucleotide sequence CGCCGACCGGCCGGGCATGGTCTCCTTCGCGGGCGGCCTGCCCGCCACGGAGACGCTGCCGTCCTGGTCCGCGTCGGTGGAGCCAAGCGTCCTCCAGTACGGCCCCAGCCAGGGGGATCCGGAACTGCGGGAGGCCGTCTCGGCCCAGCTGACGGCGCTGGGCCTCGACGCCCCCGCGGACCGCGTCATGATTCTGAGCGGCAGCCAGCAGGGCATCGACCTCGCCGCCAAACTGCTGATCGACGCGGGCACCCCCACCGCGGTGGAGTCGCCCACCTATCTCGCCGCGCTCCAGGTGTTCCGCCTCTACGGGGCGAGGCTCGTCGGGCTCGATCAGGTCGGTCACGGCGGGGCGCGGTTGGCCTACGCCATCCCCACCTTCGCGAACCCGACGGGGCACTGCGCGACCCCGGCCGAGCGGGACGCGCTCGCCGCCGCCTGCCTCGCCAGCGGCACGGTACTGTTCGAGGACGACCCGTACCGCGACCTCGCCTACGACCCCCTCCCCGCGACGCCGATCGCCGCGCGGATTCGGGGTGGCTCCTGGATCTACCAGGGCTCGTTCTCCAAGACGTTCGCGCCGGGGCTGCGGCTCGGGTTCCTCGCCGCGTCCGAGGACCTGTTCACGCCCCTGGTCATGCTGAAGGAGTCCGTCGACCTGCACAGCTCCCGGCTCTCGCAGCGGATCGTGCTCGACGCCATCGAGTCACCTGGCTGGCCGGCCAGGCTGACCGGGCTCGTCGACTTCTACCGGGGCAGACGCGATCAGTTCGCCGCCGCGCTCGACCGGCACTTCGCAGGCCTGGCCGAGTGGGAGACGCCGCCGGGCGGCCTGTTCTTCTGGCTCCGGCTGCCCTCGCCCATCGACACGCGCACCCTGCTCGACGAGAGCCTGCGCCGAGGCGTCGCGTTCATGCCGGGCGAGGAGTTCTACCCCGGAGAGCCGGAGGTCGGCCACCTGCGGCTCAACTTCAGCCACGCCGCACCAGCGGACGTCGACCGCGGGTTGGCCACCCTCGCAGACCTGCTCCGCGAGCAGGCCGCCTAGCGGGTGGCGCTACTCGGCTGGGCCCTCGGCGCCGATCGAGTAGCAGCGTAGGAAGCGTCCGTACTCGGCGAACACTCGCGCCCGGACCTCCGGCGCCGAGAGCGCGAGATCGTGCAGCGCGTCGGGGATCCGGACGAGCACGACGAGGTCGCCGAGGCAGTGTGCCCGCTCGGCGATGGCGTTGACGTCGAGCACGATGTCGGCCTTCGACAGGGCCTCGTCCCACTTGCGGCGGAAGTCGGTGCGCTCAGAGACGGCCACCAGCACGGGGCAGTCGATGTCGAGGCCGGCGGCGACCCGACCCTGGGCAGCCATGATCGCCGACAGCCAGCCGATCCGCACCAGGAAGGCGGGGTCGCCCTTGAGGTTGTCGTTGTACGTCCACTCGCCGTCCTCGCGCACGGAGATGGACCGCCGGTAGAAGCCGTTGTCCGTGCCGGGGAAGGGAGTGGTCGGCAGCAGCGCGCTCGCCGCGCTGAACATGCGCTGCGTGGCGGACCTCATGCTCGACATGGCCTGCAGCTCCAGCCACGGCGAGTTGAGCACAAGCGCGGAGAACTGGCCGGGCCGCTCGCTGGCGTAGATCGAGAGGAGCAGGCCTCCCGTCGAGTGGCCCATCAGGACGATCTCGTCATGCCCCTCATCGCGCATCAGGCTGACGGCGAGGTCGAGCTCGACGTAGTAGTCCTCGAGTGCTGCGACGTACCCGGCGAGCTGCTTCGGCCGGAGCGACCGGCCGTATCGGCGCAGGTCGATCGCGTAGAAGTCGTAGCCCTGCGCGTCCATCTCGTCGGCCAGGTGCCGCTGGAAGAAGTAGTCGTTCCAGCCGTGCACGAAAAGCACCGCCCGCGCGGTCCGCGGAGCGGCCCGCCGCACCACCGTCGCCACGAGCGAGCGCTCAGGCTCCAGGGCATACGTCGGCTCGTCGGGAAGTTCGAACTCCAGACACTCGAAACCCGCGAGTTCCCGGTCAGGCACCCACGGGTTCATGCTGCGGACGGATCAGGACGAGCGACGCTCGTCGTCGTCCTCGAAGTCTGCGTACTGGTCAGCAAGATCCGCGTAGGGATCCGGGAGGTCATTGCTCTCGCTCGTAGCGAGGGCTGAATCGCCTCGGAGCTCACGCTCCAGAGAGGTGAAATCGGTGTCCACCGCGCGATACTTCAGATCGCGGGCAACCCTGGTCTGCTTCGCCTTTGCACGGCCGCGCCCCATATCGGGTCGACCCCCTTGCCTTTGTACATCGCGGCCTGGCCGCGGAATCTTCAACTAACTCGTGGGTACAGGCTACCGGGTCACCCCGGCTAGTCCAAAGAGCGCCCACCGCGAACACCGCGCGCGCTGTGGATTGACGCCGGACGACAAGGCGCGTCATCGCTAAGCTGGCGATGCGACCCCACATCATGAGGAGAACTCACGCCCATGGGCAAGATCATCTACACCCTCACCGACGAGGCACCCCTTCTCGCCACCTACTCGTTCCTGCCCATCGCCCGGGCCTTCGCCGGCCAGGCCGGGGTGGACGTCGAGACCCGCGACATCTCCCTGGCGGCCCGCATCCTGGCCCAGTTCCCCGACGTCCTGCCCGCGGAGCAGCGGGTCGACGATGCGCTGACCGAGCTCGGCGAGCTGGCCAAGACGCCCGAGGCGAACATCATCAAGCTGCCGAACATCTCGGCGTCGGTCCCCCAGCTCAAGGCGGCCATCGCCGAGTTGCAGGGCCAGGGCTTCGCGATCCCGGACTACCCGGAGGACCCCGCGACCGACGAGGACCGCGACGTCCGCGCGCGCTACGACCGCGTGAAGGGCTCCGCCGTCAACCCCGTGCTGCGCGAGGGCAACTCCGACCGTCGCGCGCCCGAGTCGGTCAAGAACTACGCGCGCAAGAACCCGCACCGCATGGGCGCCTGGAGCGCCGACTCGAGGACGTCCGTCGCGACGATGGACGACGGCGACTTCCGCCACACCGAGCTGTCCGTCGTGCTGCCCTCCGACGACGTGCTGACGATCCGCCACCGCGCCGCGGACGGCACCGTCACGTCGCTCAAGGAGAACCTCTCGGTCCTCGCCGGCGAGATCGTCGACGCCGCCGTGCTGCGCGCCGCCGCCCTCGACGCGTTCCTGGCCGATCAGGTCGCCGCGGCCAAGGCGTCCGGCGTGCTGTTCTCCGTGCACCTGAAGGCCACGATGATGAAGGTCTCCGACCCGATCATCTTCGGCCACGTCATCCGGGCCTTCTTCCCCGCCACGTTCGAGCGCTTCGGCGCCGACCTGGCCGCGGCCGGCCTCTCCCCCAACGACGGACTCGGGGCGATCCTGGCCGGCCTCGACGCCCTGGACAACGGCGCCGAGATCCGCACCTCGTTCGCGCAGGAGGTGGCAGAAGGGCCGCGCCTGGCGATGGTGAACTCCGACAAGGGCATCACCAACCTTCACGTCCCCTCCGACGTCATCGTCGACGCCTCGATGCCGGCGATGATCCGCACCTCCGGCCACATGTGGGGCCCGTCGGGCGAGGAGGACGACACCCTCGCGGTGCTGCCCGACTCCTCCTACGCCGGCGTCTACCAGGCCGTCATCGCGGACTGCCAGGCCAACGGCGCCTTCGACCCCCGCACGATGGGCACCGTGCCCAACGTCGGGCTGATGGCGCAGAAGGCCGAGGAGTACGGCTCGCACGACAAGACCTTCGAGATCGCCGCTGACGGCGTCGTCGAGATCGTGAACGCGGCCGGCGACGTGCTGACCTCGCACGACGTGGCCGCGGGCGACATCTGGCGCGCCTGCCAGACCAAGGACGCGCCCGTGCAGGACTGGGTGAAGCTGGCCGTGAGCCGCGCCCGGATCACCGGCTGGCCCGCAGTGTTCTGGCTCGACCCGGAGCGCGCCCACGACCGCAACATCGCGGCGAAGGTCGAGACATACCTCGCCGACCACGACACCGACGGTCTCGACCTGCGGGTCCTGAGCCCTGTCGAGGCCACGACGCTGAGCGTCACGCGCATCCGCGCCGGGGGGAACACCATCTCGGTGACGGGCAACGTGCTGCGCGACTACCTCACCGACCTGTTCCCGATCCTCGAGCTCGGCACCTCCGCCAAGATGCTGTCGGTCGTCCCGCTGATGGCGGGCGGCGGCCTCTTCGAGACCGGAGCCGGCGGCTCGGCCCCGAAGCACGTGCAGCAGCTCGTCGAGGAGGACTACCTGCGCTGGGACTCCCTCGGCGAGTTCCTCGCGCTGGCCGCGTCGTTCGAGCACCTGGCTCAGGAGGAGGGCAACGCGCGCGCCCAGGTCCTGGCCGACACGCTCGACCGTGCCACCGGCTCGTTCCTCGACAACGACAAGTCGCCCACCCGCCGCGTCGGCGGCATCGACAACCGCGGATCGCACTACTGGCTCGGCCGCTACTGGGCCGAGGAGCTGGCGGGCCAGAGCGTCGACGCGGAGCTGGCCGCCATCTTCGCCCCCGTCGCCGCCGCGCTGGCCGATGGAGAGGCGAGGATCGTCGGCGAGCTGAACGGCGTGCAGGGCCACCCGGCCGACATCGGCGGCTACTACCGCCCCGACGAGGCGAAGACAACCGCCGTCATGCGGCCGTCGGTGACGCTCAACGCCGTGATCGACGCACTGGGCTGACCTCCGCAGACGCAGCAACGCCGCCGGTTCCCTCGGGATCCGGCGGCGTTGCTCCGTGCTCAGCGGGCGTCGAGCGCGGCGAAGATGGCCTGGTTGAGCTCGAACGCGACGACCGACTCCGCGACGGCCTCGTCGAGCTGCTCCTCGGTGAAGGGGGCGGCGTCGAGCGCGTCGCGGTAGCGGTCCTTGTACGGCTTGACCTTCTCGATGTCGGCGAAATGGTAGAAGGAGATGCCGGGGTCGCCGGGGGCGATGCCGAGCGAGCGCCCGAAGATCGCGCCGAGCGCCTGGCCGCCCGACAGGTCGCCGAGGTAACGCGTGTAGTGGTGCGCGACCAGTGACGGGGCGCTGCCGGAGATCCGCCGGATCCGGTCGGCGTAGGCCTCTGCCTCCGGGGTCAGGGGCACCTCTGCGCCGTCGCCCAGGGCCGCAAGGTCGGCGCGCAGCGACTCCACGCGCTCCAGCGCAGGATCGTGGAACGCCGCGAAGGACTCGTCGTCGGCCAGCCCGCGGGCGGCTTCCTCGAGGGCCTCGTAGACGTGCAGCAGTTGCCGGGTCAGCGCGAGCAGGTCCTTGCGGGTGGCCTCGCCGTGGGCCAGGCGGGTCATGAAGGCGCTGTTCTCTGCGCTCTCGTGGGCGGCGCGGGTCTCCGTGCGCAGTCGGGCGGCGAGTCCGGTGGCGGCCAGCTGGGTGGTCATCGAGATGGTCTCCTCTTCACGTCGCCCGACCTATTACGTAAGGTCAGGCATACCTAATTCGTCAACGCCAGTATGACACATTCGCGACAGGGTGTCTCTTTCATGACGACAGGGTGTCCCACCCATGACGTGGGCGTCAGGGAGGCTCAGCGCGAGGCGGCGTCGACGACGGCGGCCAGGGTGTCCGCGTCGCTCAGGATCCGGAAGTGACCCATCGCCGCGACCTCGACGTTGACTGCGCCGGGCAGGTGCGACCCGCCGGGGATGTGCGGGTCGAAGGCGGGGCTGATCGACGTGATGCGGTCGTTGACCTCACTCCGGGCACCCAGGTCCACGATCGCGGCGTCCGCGGGGCTGAGCGAGCTGACCACCCGCCAGGGGATGAGCCTGGCCAGCGAAGAGCCGGCGAACGGCGTCGCGACCGCCACGAGCGAGTGGACCCGAGCGCCCTCCTCCCCCAGCATGACGAGCTTGCCGACAAGTCCGCCCTTGGAGTGCGCGACCAGCACGACGTCGGTCAGGTCGCGGACCGCGAGGTAGGCGGCGGCGATCACGGCGCCGTCGGCCAGGGTGGCGGTGTTGCGGCGGAGCTCCGGCAGCGTGTGGACGGGATGCCCGGCGGCGTGCAGCGCCTCGGCGACCGGGCGCATCATGGTCCAGTCCTCCAGCACCCCCGGCAGCAGCACCACTGGGCGCCCGTCGCCGTCGGCGTAGCGGGCGGGGACGGCCCGGCGCATGAGGCCGCCGCCCAGCGCCCAGGCGACGTAGCGGTAGTCGGCTCCCCAGAACCAGCCCCGCCGCGCCACCACGCGGAGGCCGTCAGCGATGGGCATGCTCGTCTATCAGGTCGGCGATCCTCTGCGGGGCCGCGAACATGGTGGCGTGGGGCCCCGGCACCGCGGCGAACCAGCCCTCGGGGAACAGCCCGGCGAGTCGGCGGCCCCAGCCCAGGGGGACGATCGGATCCGTGTCCCCACAGATGATCAGCGTCTTCGCTTCGATGCCCGCGGCCAGTTCCTCCATGTCCGTGCCGAGCAGGTGCGGCAGCTGCCGCGCCATGTACGGCACGCCGGCCCGGAAGAAGTAGTCGTAGAGGGCCATGCCGGTCACGCGCGGAGGCTCGCGCAGGCCGTTGGCCAGCAGGAGCGTCGCCAACTTGGGCA is from Tessaracoccus palaemonis and encodes:
- a CDS encoding heme oxygenase (biliverdin-producing), with protein sequence MTTQLAATGLAARLRTETRAAHESAENSAFMTRLAHGEATRKDLLALTRQLLHVYEALEEAARGLADDESFAAFHDPALERVESLRADLAALGDGAEVPLTPEAEAYADRIRRISGSAPSLVAHHYTRYLGDLSGGQALGAIFGRSLGIAPGDPGISFYHFADIEKVKPYKDRYRDALDAAPFTEEQLDEAVAESVVAFELNQAIFAALDAR
- a CDS encoding alpha/beta hydrolase, which translates into the protein MPDRELAGFECLEFELPDEPTYALEPERSLVATVVRRAAPRTARAVLFVHGWNDYFFQRHLADEMDAQGYDFYAIDLRRYGRSLRPKQLAGYVAALEDYYVELDLAVSLMRDEGHDEIVLMGHSTGGLLLSIYASERPGQFSALVLNSPWLELQAMSSMRSATQRMFSAASALLPTTPFPGTDNGFYRRSISVREDGEWTYNDNLKGDPAFLVRIGWLSAIMAAQGRVAAGLDIDCPVLVAVSERTDFRRKWDEALSKADIVLDVNAIAERAHCLGDLVVLVRIPDALHDLALSAPEVRARVFAEYGRFLRCYSIGAEGPAE
- a CDS encoding NADP-dependent isocitrate dehydrogenase — encoded protein: MGKIIYTLTDEAPLLATYSFLPIARAFAGQAGVDVETRDISLAARILAQFPDVLPAEQRVDDALTELGELAKTPEANIIKLPNISASVPQLKAAIAELQGQGFAIPDYPEDPATDEDRDVRARYDRVKGSAVNPVLREGNSDRRAPESVKNYARKNPHRMGAWSADSRTSVATMDDGDFRHTELSVVLPSDDVLTIRHRAADGTVTSLKENLSVLAGEIVDAAVLRAAALDAFLADQVAAAKASGVLFSVHLKATMMKVSDPIIFGHVIRAFFPATFERFGADLAAAGLSPNDGLGAILAGLDALDNGAEIRTSFAQEVAEGPRLAMVNSDKGITNLHVPSDVIVDASMPAMIRTSGHMWGPSGEEDDTLAVLPDSSYAGVYQAVIADCQANGAFDPRTMGTVPNVGLMAQKAEEYGSHDKTFEIAADGVVEIVNAAGDVLTSHDVAAGDIWRACQTKDAPVQDWVKLAVSRARITGWPAVFWLDPERAHDRNIAAKVETYLADHDTDGLDLRVLSPVEATTLSVTRIRAGGNTISVTGNVLRDYLTDLFPILELGTSAKMLSVVPLMAGGGLFETGAGGSAPKHVQQLVEEDYLRWDSLGEFLALAASFEHLAQEEGNARAQVLADTLDRATGSFLDNDKSPTRRVGGIDNRGSHYWLGRYWAEELAGQSVDAELAAIFAPVAAALADGEARIVGELNGVQGHPADIGGYYRPDEAKTTAVMRPSVTLNAVIDALG
- a CDS encoding esterase/lipase family protein, with amino-acid sequence MPIADGLRVVARRGWFWGADYRYVAWALGGGLMRRAVPARYADGDGRPVVLLPGVLEDWTMMRPVAEALHAAGHPVHTLPELRRNTATLADGAVIAAAYLAVRDLTDVVLVAHSKGGLVGKLVMLGEEGARVHSLVAVATPFAGSSLARLIPWRVVSSLSPADAAIVDLGARSEVNDRITSISPAFDPHIPGGSHLPGAVNVEVAAMGHFRILSDADTLAAVVDAASR
- a CDS encoding DUF3073 domain-containing protein, which translates into the protein MGRGRAKAKQTRVARDLKYRAVDTDFTSLERELRGDSALATSESNDLPDPYADLADQYADFEDDDERRSS
- a CDS encoding PLP-dependent aminotransferase family protein; its protein translation is MLSERIERLRPSPIRRILAVADRPGMVSFAGGLPATETLPSWSASVEPSVLQYGPSQGDPELREAVSAQLTALGLDAPADRVMILSGSQQGIDLAAKLLIDAGTPTAVESPTYLAALQVFRLYGARLVGLDQVGHGGARLAYAIPTFANPTGHCATPAERDALAAACLASGTVLFEDDPYRDLAYDPLPATPIAARIRGGSWIYQGSFSKTFAPGLRLGFLAASEDLFTPLVMLKESVDLHSSRLSQRIVLDAIESPGWPARLTGLVDFYRGRRDQFAAALDRHFAGLAEWETPPGGLFFWLRLPSPIDTRTLLDESLRRGVAFMPGEEFYPGEPEVGHLRLNFSHAAPADVDRGLATLADLLREQAA